One Salarias fasciatus chromosome 22, fSalaFa1.1, whole genome shotgun sequence DNA segment encodes these proteins:
- the LOC115409731 gene encoding free fatty acid receptor 3, which produces MPVTVLDCVALAVYCFTFLLGLPANALVLFVYVRKARKHGGTPNVVYALNLCLANLALVAWLPVKALETVLKDWRLPAAMCPVFSFFLYASLYGSCLFITAVTVGRYLSIAFPIIYKRYRRASLSCLVSAALWVVVLVHLGFGLVAEGDAHFVYVQDDGSSCFEHFNASQLEVLLPLRLEMAINLFFLPLAITSFCTLRCVTLVWRSNLPLAGKRRVLAVALSTLAVFVVCYAPYNASHVVGFVQKANVEWRNVAMLTSCCNVFLEPVVMLLLSPAMSRGILGRVCGRQSQLARSRRHRHRFKTTNIPAPTTLSEKSQAGAEVTKESHG; this is translated from the coding sequence ATGCCGGTGACGGTTCTGGACTGCGTTGCTCTCGCCGTCTACTGCTTCACCTTCCTGTTGGGCCTCCCCGCCAACGCGCTCGTCCTTTTTGTGTACGTGCGCAAGGCCCGGAAGCACGGCGGCACGCCCAACGTGGTCTACGCCCTCAACCTGTGCCTGGCTAACCTGGCGCTGGTGGCCTGGCTGCCCGTCAAGGCGCTGGAGACGGTGCTGAAGGACTGGAGGCTGCCGGCGGCCATGTGCCCCGTCTTCAGCTTCTTCCTGTACGCCTCGCTGTACGGCAGCTGCCTGTTCATCACCGCCGTCACGGTCGGCCGGTACCTCAGCATCGCGTTCCCCATCATCTACAAGAGATACCGCCGGGCCAGCCTGTCCTGCCTCGTCAGCGCCGCCCTCtgggtggtggtgctggtgcaCCTCGGCTTTGGCCTGGTGGCCGAAGGCGACGCCCACTTCGTCTACGTCCAGGACGACGGCTCGTCGTGCTTCGAGCACTTCAACGCGTCCCAGCTGGAGGTGCTCCTGCCCCTGCGGCTGGAGATGGCCATCAACTTGTTTTTCTTGCCTCTGGCCATCACGTCGTTTTGCACGCTGCGCTGCGTCACCCTGGTGTGGCGCTCCAACCTGCCGCTGGCGGGCAAGCGGAGGGTCCTGGCGGTGGCCTTGTCCACGCTGGCGGTGTTTGTGGTGTGCTACGCTCCCTACAATGCCTCGCACGTCGTGGGCTTCGTGCAAAAGGCCAACGTGGAGTGGAGGAACGTCGCCATGCTGACCAGTTGCTGCAATGTCTTCCTGGAGCCGGTGGTCATGCTCCTGCTGTCGCCAGCCATGTCCAGGGGCATTCTGGGAAGAGTCTGCGGACGGCAGAGTCAGTTGGCACGGAGCAGAAGGCATCGGCATCGATTCAAGACCACAAACATCCCGGCACCCACGACTCTGTCCGAGAAGAGCCAGGCGGGGGCCGAGGTGACAAAGGAGAGCCACGGGTGA